The following coding sequences are from one Triticum aestivum cultivar Chinese Spring chromosome 5A, IWGSC CS RefSeq v2.1, whole genome shotgun sequence window:
- the LOC123101579 gene encoding uncharacterized protein, which produces MEAFVDGNHVWLRNIGRDLYLHVDADGLGVSVHSRRAVLQAAWIVHLSGDHILLHSAVYGRYLGAGLVQYIFGPRAMRRAAILAVPRRSWTSWSGVSSPIAWESIAADEGSTDDAVILRNITGGYLRANGRIRRWNTAVSVSDAPAPGELSNMSFWVAETIPPLPARMDIPLPVEAPHPLHPISQVGPLRQVFYVRAAADGSVDEDAWEMFEVAMSHSLDNLTLELRNRLGLDVYFTLMLCIRSGRYGRLVPLVVDLSRNNYPLHIVLLTHGSPAALRYPNVHA; this is translated from the exons ATGGAGGCCTTCGTCGACGGTAACCACGTCTGGCTGCGCAACATCGGCCGTGATCTGTACCTCCACGTCGACGCCGACGGGCTGGGAGTGTCCGTCCACTCACGCCGCGCGGTGCTCCAAGCCGCGTGGATCGTGCATCTCTCCGGGGATCACATCCTCCTTCACTCCGCCGTCTACGGCCGCTACCTGGGCGCAGGGCTGGTCCAATATATTTTTGGGCCCAGGGCGAT GCGCCGCGCGGCCATCTTGGCCGTGCCGCGACGCAGCTGGACTTCGTGGTCCGGGGTCTCGAGTCCTATCGCCTGGGAGTCCATCGCCGCCGACGAGGGGTCTACTGATGATGCCGTCATCCTCCGCAACATTACCGGCGGCTACCTTCGTGCCAACGGCAGGATCCGCCGCTGGAACACCGCCGTCAGCGTCAGCGACGCCCCTGCTCCTGGTGAATTGAGCAATATGTCGTTCTGGGTGGCGGAGACCATCCCTCCTCTGCCGGCCCGAATGGACATCCCTCTTCCAGTTGAG GCGCCGCATCCGCTCCACCCGATTTCCCAGGTCGGCCCCTTGCGCCAAGTCTTCTACGTGCGGGCCGCTGCTGATGGGTCTGTCGATGAGGATGCGTGGGAAATGTTCGAGGTAGCCATGTCCCATTCCTTGGACAATCTGACGCTGGAGCTACGAAACAGGCTGGGTCTTGACGTGTACTTCACACTCATGCTGTGTATCCGCTCGGGCCGCTACGGGCGCTTAGTCCCCTTGGTGGTCGATCTTTCTAGGAACAACTACCCACTGCACATCGTTCTTCTCACTCACGGCTCACCAG CGGCACTGCGATACCCGAACGTTCATGCCTAG